One Halosegnis longus DNA window includes the following coding sequences:
- a CDS encoding YegP family protein produces the protein MFPFRWRSRYRNGNILMDGGEGYASRSGARDGIESVKRNAPNAKRTE, from the coding sequence ATGTTCCCATTCCGGTGGCGGAGTCGCTATCGGAATGGGAACATCTTGATGGACGGCGGTGAAGGGTACGCGAGTCGGAGTGGCGCTCGCGACGGTATCGAGAGTGTCAAGCGAAACGCACCCAACGCCAAGCGAACGGAGTAG
- a CDS encoding type IV pilin: MGGDGELRDDSRGVSSVVGVVLVVALAVALAGIISTFALGFTDGLREPAPNIAQSSGAFVPQDGTDGGIVLLTHEAGDTVQIADVEIAVRANCREGTKQGRIVNLPAGNENAIRVPDGQIEGQNIFDERSLNAIDNPVSQVNDGGALLQSAY, translated from the coding sequence GTGGGGGGAGACGGTGAACTACGGGATGACTCGCGAGGAGTCTCATCTGTTGTCGGTGTCGTGCTGGTCGTCGCGCTGGCGGTAGCTCTGGCAGGCATTATCTCGACCTTTGCACTCGGATTCACCGACGGGCTTCGAGAGCCCGCACCGAACATCGCACAGTCAAGTGGGGCATTCGTGCCACAGGACGGCACCGACGGTGGAATCGTGTTACTCACGCACGAAGCCGGAGATACCGTCCAGATCGCAGATGTGGAAATCGCAGTACGGGCCAACTGCCGTGAGGGGACCAAGCAGGGGCGAATCGTGAATCTTCCTGCTGGAAACGAGAATGCGATTCGGGTCCCTGATGGGCAAATCGAAGGGCAGAATATCTTTGACGAGCGGTCGCTGAACGCGATCGATAATCCGGTGAGTCAGGTCAATGACGGAGGAGCCTTGTTGCAATCAGCGTACTAG
- a CDS encoding cold-shock protein translates to MANGKVDFFNDTGGYGFISTDDGDLDDDEDVFFHMEDVGGPDLEEGTEVEFDIESSPKGPRASNVVRQ, encoded by the coding sequence ATGGCAAACGGAAAGGTTGATTTCTTCAACGACACTGGCGGCTACGGTTTCATCTCGACTGACGACGGCGACCTCGACGACGACGAAGACGTGTTCTTCCACATGGAAGACGTCGGCGGCCCGGATCTCGAAGAAGGGACTGAGGTTGAGTTCGATATTGAGTCGTCCCCCAAGGGACCTCGCGCATCGAACGTCGTTCGGCAATAA
- a CDS encoding metallophosphoesterase has translation MDYLISDLHLDHTNIIEYCDRPFSSIEEMNETLVERWNGQIAPDDTVVYGGDLTIRSQAAALLDWLEQLNGEMVFVLGNHDNIVLDQLDHVQFVEETRFTHRGVPFHVVHDPAAGPSNPTGWLLHGHHHNNWPEEFPFIDHGSRRVNFSVELLGYRPLAVDRLVEYLACGEQFSDRAAAERALDTNKN, from the coding sequence ATGGATTACCTCATCTCTGATCTCCATCTCGACCACACCAATATCATCGAGTACTGCGACCGGCCGTTCAGTTCAATCGAAGAGATGAACGAGACGCTGGTCGAGCGGTGGAACGGTCAGATTGCCCCAGACGATACCGTCGTATACGGTGGCGATTTGACGATCCGTTCACAAGCGGCTGCACTGCTCGATTGGCTGGAACAGCTCAACGGCGAGATGGTCTTCGTCCTCGGGAACCACGACAACATCGTCTTGGACCAGTTGGATCACGTGCAGTTCGTTGAGGAAACGCGGTTTACTCACCGCGGTGTTCCGTTCCACGTCGTTCACGACCCAGCAGCCGGCCCGTCGAATCCGACGGGCTGGCTCCTCCACGGACACCACCACAACAACTGGCCGGAGGAATTCCCGTTCATCGACCATGGTTCCCGGCGCGTGAATTTCTCGGTTGAGTTGCTGGGGTACCGGCCGCTGGCAGTTGATCGTCTCGTCGAGTATCTCGCTTGTGGTGAACAGTTCAGTGACCGTGCCGCTGCTGAGCGAGCACTAGACACAAATAAAAATTGA
- a CDS encoding amidase: MSPPLHRQSAAELAREIRAGDRSITTVVDETLARIRARNDRTNAFVTVTADRARETAVEAEQALAAGEPHGPLHGVPIAIKDLDDVEGVRTTSGSLLFEDNVAERTDPFAQRLIDAGAIVVGKTNTPEFGLGCTTHNRVAGDTGTPFNPDYVAGGSSGGAAAALADGLVPLAQGSDTGGSIRTPASCCGVFGFKPTFGRVPIADTRNAYSHHTPFSHIGPLARTVEDAALMLDVMAGDHPADPFSLPTPTHSYTDAIDEPIADLSIAYSPDLGVYPVAESVRTLVGDAVDAFATAGATVERADPDFGLSNEDILDAYYTFATVLWEGLLDGLTEEGLDPRGADRDKLTDSTMETILDAESVSTQALTAAQRVRTQVLAGMTDLFDEYDLLVCPTLGVPPFEIGELPTEIAGESIEPRRGWLLTQPFNMTGQPVGTLPAGLTDDGLPVGFQLVGPRLAEETVLAASAAYERVRPWQDRYPA, translated from the coding sequence ATGAGTCCACCACTCCACCGCCAGTCGGCAGCAGAGCTTGCACGCGAGATACGTGCGGGCGACCGCTCGATCACGACCGTTGTCGACGAAACGCTCGCACGGATTCGGGCCCGAAACGACCGGACCAACGCGTTCGTCACCGTCACGGCTGACCGCGCTCGCGAGACCGCAGTGGAGGCTGAACAAGCACTCGCTGCTGGAGAGCCACATGGCCCGCTCCACGGCGTCCCAATTGCGATCAAGGACCTGGATGATGTGGAAGGCGTCCGCACAACGTCTGGGTCACTCCTGTTCGAGGACAATGTCGCAGAGCGAACGGATCCGTTTGCTCAACGGCTCATCGACGCCGGCGCAATCGTCGTCGGCAAGACGAATACGCCGGAGTTCGGGCTGGGGTGTACAACGCACAACCGAGTTGCTGGCGACACTGGGACCCCGTTCAATCCAGACTACGTCGCCGGTGGGTCATCGGGCGGTGCCGCAGCAGCGCTGGCAGACGGCCTTGTCCCTCTCGCGCAGGGGTCGGACACTGGTGGGTCGATTCGAACACCAGCGTCCTGTTGTGGCGTATTCGGATTCAAGCCAACGTTTGGTCGCGTGCCGATTGCAGACACGCGGAACGCGTACAGCCATCACACGCCGTTCAGCCATATCGGCCCGCTCGCACGGACAGTCGAGGATGCCGCGCTCATGCTTGACGTGATGGCTGGCGACCATCCAGCCGATCCGTTCTCGCTACCGACACCGACTCACTCGTACACTGATGCGATAGATGAGCCGATTGCTGACCTCTCAATCGCCTACAGTCCCGATTTGGGTGTGTATCCAGTCGCCGAGTCCGTTCGCACGCTTGTTGGCGACGCAGTCGATGCATTTGCCACCGCTGGTGCGACCGTCGAGCGTGCTGACCCCGACTTCGGGCTCTCCAACGAGGACATCCTCGATGCGTACTACACCTTTGCGACGGTGTTGTGGGAAGGGCTGCTCGACGGGCTTACGGAAGAGGGGCTTGACCCACGCGGTGCCGACCGCGACAAACTGACTGACTCGACGATGGAGACGATTCTGGACGCCGAGTCGGTGTCGACACAGGCGCTCACCGCCGCCCAACGCGTTCGGACGCAGGTGCTGGCAGGCATGACCGACCTGTTCGACGAGTATGATCTACTCGTGTGCCCGACGCTTGGCGTGCCACCGTTCGAGATTGGTGAGCTACCGACCGAGATTGCCGGTGAGTCGATCGAGCCACGCCGTGGTTGGCTACTCACTCAACCGTTCAACATGACCGGGCAGCCGGTTGGAACCCTGCCTGCGGGTCTAACCGACGATGGATTGCCGGTCGGCTTCCAACTCGTCGGGCCACGACTTGCGGAGGAGACGGTCCTCGCTGCAAGTGCGGCGTACGAACGGGTGCGGCCGTGGCAGGATCGCTATCCGGCCTGA